CGTTCTTTTGAACCCCTGTATATAACTCTTTTCATCAGACATCAAATTCATAGAgtagataaattttgttattcACATCTTTGAGTGAAGTGCACaagcggtccctaaacttatcgtccccacccccctccccccaccccccgccTCTCTCCCAAACTTACAAAATATAGATCCAAGCTTCAGATCTTGTTAAAAGCTGTTATCCAGGTCCAAAACTACCATATCCCCTTCGTACGTGGCTTGCACCTTTCCTATTCTGTCCTCCTCTATCCATGCTGGTGGGAGAGTTGTTATTCTTGTCCGTGGTTgtataagtcaaattttaacttgcatatttgtggtataacatatcacatattaatctatcatactattttttttaattggatccatgccactgcaaatatgCCAATTCgaaaaaatgccactactattcaaCATATCGGCTAcgtgccactgaaaattggagAAATCAAAATCTCGTGCTAAAGAGCATAGAGGTTCGAGTTCTCTTCATTGGAACCGTGCCACTCCATCACATCTTCCGTCAAAAATCCCCGTTAGCCCCCAGCTGCACGTGGGCCCtaccttcctcccctctcttctcttcccccttcttctctctccaccACTATAGACACGGCAGGAGGTgttatcgtcgtcgtcgtctcagAGATGGAGGTCGGGCCGAGCTGCACCTgcatcgtcatcatcgtcgaGCGCCTCGTCTCGGAGCCAGCCGACCGGGCTGCgctgcgtcgtcgtcgagcgCCTTGTCTCAGAACCGGCGGGCCGGGTTGCGCCTGCGTCATCATCGTCGAGCCCCTCGTCTCAGAGCCAGCGGGCCAGGCTGCtgcgtcatcatcgtcgtcgagcGCCTCATCTCAAAACCGGCGGGCCAGGTTGTGCCTGTGTCATCGTCGTCGAGCCCCTCGTCTCGGAGCCGGCGGGCCGGGCTGCGCTgcatcgtcgtcgttgttgaGCACCTCGTCTCAGAGCCAGCAGGCCGGGTTGCGCCTGCATCGTCGTTGTCGATCCCCTCGTCTCGGAGCCAGCGGGCCGAGCTGTGCctgtgtcgtcgtcgtccgctcCCCCGGCGAGGTCCCGGCCACCGCCCCCATGCTGATCGCCACCCTGCCCACCACCGCGTCGCTGTCCccaaccctcgccgccgccgccaccgatctCCTTCCCCCGTGCTGCTCGTCCCGCTGAGCTTCGCCCTCGGCTCCCCGGTTGCCAATTCCCCTCAGTTGTCGCCCTCTTGGGCTCGCCAGcgtccattttttttagataatggaatataacatcccagcctttgctcaaaaagagctacagccaattattacaaagttgcACTCCAGAAAAGAGTGTAGTTCAGATAAaagaacacaccaaacaaaaacaaagctAACCAAGCcaaaataaggagaacacatttattgaagtctatttgtaaacCTCCACCCATAATTGGCAAACAGTTGCATAACCATCGACGCCAACCTGCGGCATGCAACTTTTAGGAATTCCCCATCATCCTCACACCTTTGTAGCTGTGTCCAAAACCGTAGCCAGtgcgttgccctgaaaattacctacATATATGTAATAGATGGTGTTTTGTCAAAAACTAAATCATttctactcaaccatagagcccaacaaatggcagaagctccaacaagtatcagtttactctttttcttgtcAACCCCCAAAAGCCACCcatcaaaaatatgagatatactagtTGGAAggttaaaaccaaaagaaaactgaactgctctccatatgaactttgcataatgacaatccatgaagagatgttgaatagactcatttttcatacaaaagCAATACCTTAAGCTACCATTTCAATTCCTTCTcgccaaattatccttggttaacACAACCCCCTTTAGCAAGTACCAgataaagatcttaatcttaagcgaCATCTTAAGTTTCCAAATATACTTGTTCCTCTCAACATAACCATTGTTAATTAAAGCTAGATACATTGACCTTACTGAGAACCTACCATTCTGATGGCGGAGAAGCTCCCTGGCTGCTGATTCCCTTGATGACGGTGGCGAGGCAACAAGGGTGCCGCGTCCCCCGGTGGGGACGACAAGGAACAGACGGGTCGCGGCTGCTGTTGGTGGAGGAGCAGCGAGAGATGGAGAGGGGACCATTGGCTAGCTGCAGTGGCAAGGACCAACGAGTCCGAGGTGTAGGGCTCACCGGCATCCATGGCGGAGAAGCgaagaaaggaagagggagagagatgacaGAGGTTGATAGAAAATTGGACGGAAGTGGCATGATTCCAATTTTCCCAAATTCTAGTGACGTGTAACCGATATCgtaaatagtagtggtattttttcgAATTGGCATATTTGCAGtggcatagatccaattaagccattttttttcatttttttatgacaTTTTAAACGCTATTTATAAAACGAGGGGATGTCCCTTCGAGCGACAAAAATACATGAACTATCAATATGGTACTAAAGTTTCACATATTTCTCTTCATATTGTGGGTCTTTTGAGAATTTTCTAAGAATTATTCTTCACATTGGGTCTTTTGTTCACACACAATTCCAACAGCGTGAACATCCTAACTTGACGGGCTTGTCACCACCGTCATCGCTAGAAGGGGAGGATGACAGCTCGGTTGCCAGGCCTTAATTTGCTCTTCAATTGGAGTTTGGTCGTCAGGAGTAGAAGAAAAAGGACCAGCGATGGTTGGATTTTGATCCACTAGCCTAAACACGTGACAACTGAgattttttgggggaaaaaaaatcaaatatatgatgtttttgttACAATGCATGACCATAATATAttattggcaaaaaaaaaaactgaccaTTTTAGTTCTTGGATGGAGAAGGCAGTGCCAGAGCCATCTCCGGGCAGGTCCGGCAGCCTCTCAGGATATAACCATcaacgtaaaaaaaaattagtctaCTACCAAAAAACACTATTAATCGTTCGGGTTTCTCAATACCGTTGACTCCATACCTGGGAGAAGTCTAGCATCAAAACTAGGCTTTTAAATACCACGAGTGGAAGCAAATCACACTAGAAAAGGAAGGCATTTGCAGTATATAGATAAAGATAATAATGTGGGGAATCGATTTTATTTGGTAGTGAGCGCCATTGGAACCCGTCGTCTGTAATGGGAGATCTGCATTTGCGGCATGGCTGTTTGGTCATGAGCTCTGATGCATGGCCGGGACAGCTGAAGTACAGTCGACCAAAGTTTATTAACATTTAACAAAGCCATGAGCGTTGACACAAATGGACAGCTTTCATTATTAGAGAAGAAGGTTcttctatgaaaaaaaacaatgaagaggTTGATGGAGGTTAATTTTTAAAAGACCCCAGCACTACAAATGGAAGGGAGGGAATCATATAATCATTGTTAAGAGTATAGGTAGTATAGGGATAGGAATAGGATTACAGGGAGGATTCAAGTTGTTATGgtaatatatagatatagtttTCATCTTACTTCTCTAAGATTCCTTAAACACAAGTCTTGTAATCTTTTGTACAATATATACTTGCCTATGAGACTCAATTTAGTTCACCTCCCTCGTACATTTTTATGGTATCAAAATAGACGAACTTTCAACCTTCTGAACTGCTTATCCACGGATCTTAGATCGCCCCTCCAACCTAGAGAGGATCCGACAACTTCGTACCAATCAGGTAAAGAATTACTACATCCTCTGATTTTAATTTATAACGCCATTAATTTTTAAGATAtcatcttattattttttaaaatttaaaaatataaatcatgcatAAGTATAtctaatgataaaataaatgttAATTAAATAAATGTTATTGAGAGTAGCAGAGAAAAAACAAATgctaattacacatatttttAGTAAGATGAATAGtttaacataaaaaaatcaatatcgTCATCATGTATTAAAAACCGTAGGAGTATTATAATTTACAATTGGTTCCTAATACAATAGCTTGAGCCGTCGTTTCTCATGCATATCGAGAAAGACATTAGGATATGCCACTAATATTTTGCTAGCTTTGCTGTTGAATCAGTCAAATCCCACAATCGAAAAGAATCCATTCGTGCTTAAGAAAAACTAACTAACTAATCTATGTCAACGTACTCCCTGCAATTTTCTTTTTGGTCATTTCAGGCATCTTCTTTCAAGAATAACTATTTTGATATATCTGCAAAACTCAACGAAAATCATAATACTGAGGGAACATATTTCGagaatatatataagtatatatgatcGAATTTAGTACATCAAACTAAGTTTTTTCTCAACAAAATTGATTGTGAACAGTTGGACGAGATCTATTCTTAAGGAATTGGATAATAATACATGGGAAAATGTCATAATTAACGATATGAGATTTCGGTGATCACTCCCCAAAGTGGCACAAGGAACCAGATCGATCTCCTTCTGAACATCATTAATAACAGATCGTCCTGACAGACGACTTGATCAGCTTGTACCCACATTGTTATTATCAGGTCACGTGAAAACAAAACTCGAAATAGATGATGATCTGGTCAACTTACTAGTAGTAAATCAAAATGATTCGATTTTTACTGATATAGGAGTATATCTTACTAGCTACGAGTCGTATCTATGTAGTGCTACGGTCAAGGGCAACTGGAGTAGTTAATTAACTCTCGTCCGTCCCGTTTCACGAGAAAATCCCAATGCCATGtcggggaaggaaaccggcaaGAAACTACTGCAAGAAGTACTGTGCTTGTACTTCATTCGTAGTACGAGTACAAGATCGATTTACGAAGTGGGGTACCTAATGATATGCACATTGGTTTGGACCAATGTTTTGAAAACAGATGATGGGACAAATTACGTTTTTGTCCCCATTAGGATTGTGATTTTGCTACCCTTGCATTTTTCAGCTTTGTGATTTTGCCATTGTTATTCCAAACTAAAGCTTGTGATACTAGGTATCATCACGCGCGTTCGGATGGGATGATGTGGTATAGTAGCCCCCAACTTTATTGCTCggcctccgtttctaaatatttgacactgttaactttttaagtatatgtttgaccgttcgtcttatttataaacttttgtgaaatatataaaactatatgtatacctataagtatatttaacaattaatcaaatgataggaaaaaaataataattacttaattttctttgaataaaatgaactgtcaaatatatttaaaaaagttaacggcgtcaaatatttagaaacggagggagtaactattttgagatttgctccggtctaGCAAAAAGTAtttcgaggtaccggtacctcacggtactaaATTGTTTCCGATCGAGGATTTAGCTGGGTAGGATGGGCGTTGTTAGATCCAATGATTTGATATCATGAGTTACCGGTAGCTCAAGATATTTTTTGTTGGACCAGAGCAAATCTCTTATTAACACAACTTTGATATTCTATGGATGCTCTCAAGCTAACCAATACAATGTGGCAGCTGATTATAGCCAATTGTATTATCAAGATTGTAGATCGTATAAAAAATTCATGTGAAGCTTGTTCGTTCCTGGTAGTTGGGAACAAATCTCATGCGTACGTAAAACGGAGCGGTCGaatagcatatgattaattaagtattactccctctgtcccaaaatatactccctccattccaaattgatctacatattttatagatacaccaagacaaaaaaaaagctaataactctcccatattatatttactctagcaacaaaattgatgcatgcaccatcctcACTATTTCCTAGcaaatagcaaatcaagatattgcatgtgggttataaatacttgtttgcatggatgcatgcatcaatgtccatttactccaatgcacaaataacgaatagacttaatgaatgaacacaaatatgtagatcatttaggaataacctaaaaaaaactatatgtagactaatttggaatggagggagtaacaacttttagcccttaggatttgtcctaaaatataacaacttatccaccaacattctctttccaaccaatcacaaccctccaccattcacttttcccacctacctccactactcatctaatcacaaccctccaccgctaacttctacctactttcttaataaccgtgtccaaccctaaaacttcttatattctaggatggagggagtagctattttttaaaaaatagattaatatgatttttaaagaaactttctaatatatttttttaaaaaaaaatacaccgtttagtagtttgaaaaatatgcgcGTGAAAAAAGAGCGAGATGAGCTAGGAAAGCTTGGAAAAGAACTCAGTCGGCTGTGTTCGCCTCCTGATACGGAAAACAAAGCAAATGATTAGAGCGacattaattaagtattaacctaaaataataaaaaatggattaatatgattttttttaaaataaactttcctatataaacttttttttgaaaaaaaaaacacacgcaATTTTAAAAGCGTGCGCGTAGAAAATGAGGGAGAGATGATTTGAGAAAGAAGGgggaagaacacaacctaagagTGTCCCATAGAGAACTCCCCACCTAGCACCTCTCCTATCCAGCCATCCCCATCCCATGCGCTCTAGGTGCCATGCTCGCCATCCAACGTGGTCACTTCATTGTGACCGAAGACCGAGAATGAAATATCGTTTACCTAGTTTGTCGCTTGCTAAATATCTGGTGCAAGGCTCGGTTGTCATTTTAAAAAGACAAGATTACCTGGACCGAAATCTTGGTCTAGACTGAATAGCCACCCCCTAGCACTGGGTGGGCGGGTTTGGGCCGATGGCATGGCATCCTGATTTGTTCTGGAGAACATATCCCATCGTCGCCACTGTTGTTTCCCCTATTCGACCTCTAGATCTGAAGAAACATGAGTGGATAATGTGGATGTAAGGATATGGTTGGTTATgttggtagatatcttataaaCAGGCTAACTGGGTGGCGCATGGAAATTTACCATATTTTGTGTAAGAGAGTTGATGGGCACATTAGAACACTGAGAATGGGTGGACAAAATAAACTGAGACCGAAAATTGCCACATTTGGTTATGAGAGATGAGGGCACGCATGGGAGCATTGGGTATAGGTGGGCAAAAGAAACCAAGACCAAGATGTTGTCATCAGTTCATTGTTAGGTCTTTTGGTCTACTGTATTAGGTACCCGAACTACCCGATATGTGAACATTATCCTTATCCAGTCATACCGTTACCTTCAATCTCTCATTCACCAAAACCGTTGCTAGTCTACTGGTCCTTCATCCAGCCCACCCTTTCTGCCATATAGAAGACCCCTTTCCTCCCTCATCAGATTCTATCTCCCCTCTCGTCCTGGCTCAGATTCAATCTCCCTTATCATCCTGGCTCAGATTCCATCTCTAGGAGCACAACTCTCTGGATTTCATCCGCCCTTAGTTATCCACAAAATAGTGGGTCTCCTAGCTCTCTATATGGCTGGCCCATTGCTACTGCCCGCCCAGGATCTACTCCCTTTGGGCCATCCCCATCCCATGCGCTCCTAGTTCTACGCTCGCATCTAGCTTGGTCGCTTTGCTAGGGCCGAAGATTGAAAATAAAATGTATATGTTGGTTGTTAAATTGTTTGTACCAAGTTTGGTTGTCATTTTCAAAAGATCGAATTACCCAGATCAGAATCTCGATCAAGACAACCAATCGCCTACCCATAGTGATTGGTGGGGGTTTGGGGCGTGACTTACAGTAGTGATACTAACATGTcaagatatataaaaaaatttagcatttataatattaataataataGCCCATACTATTTATGGGTTACTAGCAAATGATCCATAAAAGCCGAGCTTTCTAAACACATGCCTTTGCAACTTTAAAAGAAAACAGATATGGTGGTGATGGTGTGACTTGACTCCAACTAGGACTGCTGATGAGAATTAATTTCAAAGCAAATTAAGCCAAAAGCAAATGATACATGTGCAAACATGCAAGCAGGGTGCATCCACTCAAAGCACCATGTAATTACACATGCACCGATCCCTTCAGGTGGGTTTGGAGGAATCCATGGAACAAAGTTCCTGCATGCGCTTCTGTACCTCCTCGTGGCGCTTTGCAACCTTCTTCTGGAGGTCGTCGATGAAGTTCGGAGACAAATCATCAAGGTTCTTGCAGCGGCCGGCAATGGCGTCATAGATGACGAGCTTTACCTCCATCTCACGGTTGGCACGTCGCAGCTCATTCAtcctcgccgtggcggcggcgatcttCTGCTCGAGGATGGCCTTCTCACCATCCAGCATCGTTTCCAGCACAAACCTAGTAATGGGATTGACAACATACTTAGCTAGCTCTTTTTCTTGGTGTATTTGATGATATCAGTGATGGTGTGTGAGAAAGAGAAATCAACACAACGGCTTCTTTTATAGCCACATTTGGATGACGAAGGAGGAAGTGTTTATTAAGCACAAATATAAGATATGATATCCGAATAGCAAATCAAAAGGATTTCTAAACTAGCACAAAGATAAGATTTCTTAATAATATCCTTCTGGATTTGCTTATTCAGTTAAGCTCCTTAAGTTGTAGGGTAAAAGCGGACGAGCGCATGCTCAGTTGGCAAGGCAAGCCATTGAGCTGTATGACCGCCAGGGTGGGTGCCTCACCCTCCTTTAGTGAATAGCAAGAGTTCCTGACATGACCCTTAAAAATGTTGTTGGGTTAAATTTCGTACTTCCTTGTACTAACGTATTGAGATGTACCAAATTTTAGACCATAAAAGTATAACCTCTCAAGTGTCATGTCTTTGTAGTTAATCCTTTATGTTTCTCTATCCTAACTCTATTGGTAGCAGAATAAGGACGGATCCAAGGATGTTTCATGGTATCACACGACATCTATGAAATTTTGCAAACtctattataaattgttgtatTCTATTGCTTATGTGCCACATGTTGATGAATCAAACTGTATCCCTTCACTTGGAAGATCCACCAACCACATTTAATAGAACATATGTAAATCATATCAAAGAATTCCTCAATTCCTTTTTACATGCTTCTTTACAATAATGGCCAAAACTATTAATTCAAGAAGCTGAGCAAGGCAAATGAAACATAATATGCCAATGTATTTTCTCTCATAATTAGTGAGAGAAAACCATTGAACTCGCCTCTCATATTGTTTGCACCATTCTCACTTGCCCCAGACTTAACTTATGCTCCGCAAATAAAATGTCAATAGTAGACTTGAGGTGCATAGATAGTTTCTTTTGAAGGGAAGAGGAACATAAATTGTctttcacatgaaaaaaaaccaactaatatatttttaacattTCCACATTTGACAAGGCCAACATTTGAGATTTGGGGAGGATTGTTGGATGGAAAAGTATTCTTTTGACAAGCTTTATCtctcattatattatataaCTAGTATTAAAAATGCTAAAGTGGTGGATATTTTAAGAAGGGTGCCTTTAGTTGTCTCCTTTAGGAGGGATTTGGTATTAGATAATAGATTGGTACAACCTAATGTCAAAAGTGGCATGTATTACACTATCATAACAAGATCATGCTTTTATTTGGAAAGAACACAAAAATGGAGTCTTTTCTATCAACGCGAAGTATAAAGCTCTCATATGTAAGGGGGTGTACTACAAAGGAAATCTTTTATTTGGAAACTTAGAGTTCCTTTCCTATGGTATCTAAAATGGGGTCATATTGACCAATGATTATTAGGTGAAATGGAGATGGGAGGGTAGTACTACGTATTGTTCTTATAGTTCTAATGAAACAATACAACATCTCTTATTTGATTGCCAAATTGCAATATTTATGTGGAATGTCATGTTTATAACCTTTGGGATTAAACCATGTACTAGTGTTGCTAATCATTTTGGTAGTTGGCATCTTTATGTTAGCGGTATGTTTTTAGGAATAATGCAGCCTCTAATGGCTCCAAAACTAACTCCTTTTTCAAATAATCATCAAAGGAGTGTAATGTATAACAGTGGTCTTTGTTGCTTAAAGAGGACGATAGAAATAAGGTGAACGAAGGCTGCATCTTGTTAAAAGCTACAACGTTGGAAGTTGTCCCAAAGGTTGGCTAGaatatgaagaaaaaattggaagCTTAGAAGTTTGTTATCTCACTTTGGCTAGTTGTCCCTTTATGTTGCTTGTCGATTAAGTGGTTGTATTGTTTTTCTTGTTAGGAGGTTGAGTCTAAGTTCTATTTTAATCTTCTTGGTTTGAGAAGTCCTTTTGTAAGGCGTGTAATCTTGTATTATGTTGGTTGTGTATCTAGTTTGGATGTAGAGACCAGATttaaatccattttctaaaaatttaacTATATATCACAAGACAACAGCCATTAGCTCCTTGTAAGACACATCTCCTGAGCCATCAATTAGCAAATATAAAACATCATTCTCAACTTCCTCGAGAATAGAAGGCAGTCTCCTAATATAACAACTTGGGAAATGAGCATCCTAATATAATAACTTGGTAAttgggtgcaatttagtgtaGGAAATTTATAAGTGAGCATACGAGTGTAACAACTTGCAAGATGGGTGTAAATTTGTTACAATAGGTTAAGAAGTGATATGGCAACTTAATTGTTTCGAGAATATTTTCttatacatattattttttattttgagaataTACTAGCATGGATTTGTATAAGCATATTTAAATTTTCATTCTAAAATctgaaatttaattaaactttactttgcagaaaatattatattttagttgaGATTGAGAAGGTGTAGAAAAAAATCCATACCTGTGGGCAAATTGGATGCGCAATAAtgtaattcttaaagattaaatttaatattataaagtAACATTTGTAGGATTGCTATGTGATGACACATACTGATATCGTGAAAAAAACTTACCTACTACTCGTTAACCAAAACAACACATGCTTAGCCAAGTTGCTActccaaaatactaaattatcaaATTCTTATACTAGAATGCACCTTGTTATATTCGGGCATTCAATTGTCAAGTTCTTATACTAATGTATTTGTAGAAAATTTGGAATctgatgttaaaaaaaaaaagatgttctcGTAAAAGTTGAAGAACAAATTAGGTGGCAATGTCATTCCGTAACTTATCAAACAATCAACTTCAACTCCAGTTTCTGTTCGGAGAACTACCTAGCAAACCATAAGGTTAAAAAGGGGAAGGGCCAAAAGATTTACTGTTCACATACAACTTAAGAGGTTGTTATGCTAAATCCACAATGTTCCATCTCCTCAATCTGCAAGAAGTGTTGTTTCCCCTAATTTTAtcatgggttaattggatccatgctacTACAAATGtaccaaatttaaaaaataccactactattcacgatatcgACTGGGTGCcacttaaattttataaaattagaacCGTGCCACTCTGTCACATTTTCCATCCACTTTTCTGCCGTCCCCTTTAATTTTATCGGTTGTGTTCTAGTCGTCGTTGTCTTCGTCCTCCTCAGCCTAGGGGCTAGCAGAAGCCAACCAATGGCTGCAGCTACAGCAGCAGAAGGCAAGAATGACAGCGGCGGAGGTGAGCATCACGTGTGCCGATCGATCTGCAGAACCAAGGAGAGCTCGGTGGCGAGTAGGGGGagaggccgccggcgccggaacggcggcggcgatggtggcggaggCAGCACGCGCGTCGAGCAGGTCGCTGATGGGTGGTCCCGAGTACCACGGCGACtccgctgccgcggccgccgtctccgcgtcgtcgtcgtcgtcgttcaaCTCCGTTAATTTTATCGGTAATTAGCACGTCGTCGACAAtgacgacgacctcgccgccatcggCGCTGTCCTCGTCGTTGTCATCCATCGGTGGCTCATTTAGGGCAATGCAGATCAGGAATCTCTCCGGTTGCTACCTCCACTGCCACTCGGTGCTCGACCCAcgcaccctcgccgccgccgccgccgtcttctcctGCTCCGACTGCGACGAGGTCTTCGTCAAGCCTGACTCCCTTGATATGATTTCGATTGTagttgttgagattataggcatataatgatttaatctattccataaataaatcatgacattacagatgaaaactagcatgaacgcatcattaaatctacacatgtaaactacacagtataacatgaacagatcaaatatgcgcaacatattgaacacgtaccgaggtgacggaaagaccggctgcttggtcgaaacttttcgcaggcgtctacgaaggcacgaaacacgcgagcgaagaggaagacgagccgtcgcgaacgaacagggagcagtcgcgcgaagcgcttcccaaaaaccttattgccgtcttctcccggtgcaggacgtcgaagacagaggttccggagacctgctctcccgatcgccggtgcacgccggcgagcgagatggagtagtctacgagcgacggcgcagtacagagtaggaggcaaaccctagattgatttcgcgtgtgttgcgtgaagacggcgggtcgatttatatagagaagggtcgcttgatcagggcgtccgcacgatctctactgcgcgtaaccgaaccggataagtcgcgcgtaacttatccggactccatgccgtttgcacgcaccggatttttcggaacgtttccaaaacaaaaacgaatccgaatttgcagcaaaacaaaa
The nucleotide sequence above comes from Oryza glaberrima chromosome 11, OglaRS2, whole genome shotgun sequence. Encoded proteins:
- the LOC127754267 gene encoding uncharacterized protein LOC127754267, with the translated sequence MLDGEKAILEQKIAAATARMNELRRANREMEVKLVIYDAIAGRCKNLDDLSPNFIDDLQKKVAKRHEEVQKRMQELCSMDSSKPT